The genomic segment TTACAACTTTAGACGAAGTTATTAACCATTATTCCGAAGGTTTACAAAGATCTTCCACGATAGATCCTTTAATGAAAAGAATTAACGAAGGTGGTGTAAATTTATCAACCAAAGACAAAGCCGATTTAAAAGCTTTTCTATTATCGCTTTCCGACGAAGAATTTGTTAACAATGCTTCCATCAACAAATAATCAATAAAACCAATTGCTACATTGTGTTTCACAATGAAAGTTCTGTGCATTTTTGCAACAGATATCGTATATTTGCACTCAATTTAGATTTAATTTACTTATTAAAATTATGATAAAAGTTTCAGACACAGCAAAAAAGAAAGTCATTGAATTAATGACTGACGACGGTTTTGACGCTACCAAAGACTACGTAAGAGTTGGTGTTAAAAGTGGTGGTTGTTCAGGTTTGTCTTACGATTTAACTTTTGATAATAAAAAAACTGACGACGATAAAGTATTTGAAGAAAACAATGTAAAGCTTATTGTAGACAAAAAAAGCTTTTTATATTTAGTAGGAACCACATTAGAATATTCTGGGGGTTTAAACGGAAAAGGTTTTGTTTTTAACAACCCAAATGCCAACAGAACGTGTGGTTGTGGAGAGTCATTTAGTTTATAAAGTTAAAAAGTAGCATAACTAATGGCAAAATTTAGTTCTTTTAAAGAAATAATTTCTTGGCAAAAAACAAGAGAGCTAAACGTATAAATATATAGAGTAACCAATTCAAACAATTTATTTCTAAAGACTTTGGATTAAAAGATTAAATAAGAAGAGCGTCAATTTCAATTTCTTCAAATATTGCTGAAGGTTTTGAAAGACAAACAACAAAAGAATTTATAAGATTCTTATATTTAGCAAAAGCTTCTGCAGGCGAAGTTCGTTCTCAACTGTGTTTAGCTTTAGATATAAAATATATTGATAAAAATGAGTTTGAACAATTAAAGTTAAAAATTAACGAAGTTTCAAAACTAATAAGTGGTTTGTTAAAATATCTACATTCAACTTTATAAACTTTCAACTTTTTAACATTATAAACTAATTTATGAGCAAGTATACCGAAGAACAATTAGAAGAAGAATTAAAAACCCAAGAATATAAATACGGTTTTTATACAGATATAGAGAGTGACACGTTTCCAATTGGATTAAGTGAAGATGTTGTTCGTGCCATTTCCAAGAAGAAAAACGAGCCAGAATGGATGACTGAGTGGCGTTTGGAAGCTTACCGAGTTTGGGAACAAATGGAAGAGCCAGACTGGGCAAATGTAAATTATGAGAAACCAAAATTCCAAGATATCGCCTACTATTCTGCGCCAAAAAAGAAACCAAAATTAAATTCTTTAGATGAAGTAGATCCAGAATTACTAGATACTTTTAAACGTTTAGGAATTTCTATAGAAGAACAAAAAAAATTAGCCAATGTTGCTGTAGATATTGTAATGGATTCTGTTTCTGTTGCTACAACTTTTAAGAAAACATTAGGCGAAAAAGGAATTATTTTTATGCCAATTTCCGAAGCAATTCAAGAACACCCAGAATTGGTTCGTAAATATTTAGGAACTGTAGTTCCAACAAAAGACAATTTTTATGCAGCATTAAATTCAGCAGTTTTCTCTGATGGATCTTTCTGTTACATTCCAAAAGGAGTAAAATGTCCAATGGAATTATCTACATACTTTAGAATTAACGAAGGTGGTACAGGACAGTTCGAAAGAACGTTAGTAGTTGCAGACAAAGATAGTTACGTTTCGTATTTAGAAGGTTGTACAGCACCAATGAGAGACGAAAACCAATTACATGCAGCTGTTGTAGAGTTAATTGCCATGGACAATGCCGAAATAAAATACTCAACCGTACAAAACTGGTATCCTGGTAATAAAGAAGGAAAAGGTGGCGTTTATAACTTTGTTACCAAAAGAGGTTTGTGCGAAAACAATGCAAAAATTTCTTGGACACAAGTAGAAACAGGTTCTGCTGTAACCTGGAAATATCCTTCTTGTATTCTAAAAGGAAACAATTCTGTAGGTGAGTTTTACTCGATTGCTGTAACTAATAACTTTCAGCAAGCAGATACTGGAACCAAAATGATTCATTTAGGGAAAAACACACGTTCTACCATTATTTCTAAAGGTATTTCTGCTGGAAATTCTCAAAACTCCTATAGAGGTTTGGTTCAAATTAATTCGAGAGCAGAAAATGCGCGTAATTTCTCTCAATGCGATTCTCTTTTAATGGGTAATGCCTGTGGAGCACATACATTTCCATACATAGAAGCAAAAAACAAATCGGCACAAATAGAACACGAAGCAACTACCAGTAAAATTGGTGAAGACCAACTTTTTTATTGCAACCAACGTGGAATAGACACCGAAAAAGCAATCGCTTTAATCGTAAACGGCTTTAGTAAAGAGGTACTAAATAAATTACCAATGGAATTTGCTGTGGAAGCTCAAAAATTATTGGAAATTTCTTTAGAAGGTTCTGTAGGATAAAATAACTAAAAAGACCCTTCAGGTTTTTAAAAACCTGAAGGGTCTGCAAAATTCAAAATGAAAAAAATACTATTCTTACTATTTGCAATTAGTGTTGTAAGCTGTAAAAAATCAGAAAAAAAGGTTGAAGAAGCTTCGAGACCAAAAGTAAAATTACATCAATTAGTTGGCGGTTCTATTTTTGTGAAAAAATTAGAAGTTTTCTCTCAAGACACAACTTATACAGGGCAAACAAAACAATTTACAGATGCTTATTATGTTATTGAACATCCAAAAGGAAACTTAATGTGGGATGCAGGTTTGCCAGAACAATTAGTAAGATCAGAACCTTTTAATGAGCCAAGTGGTGTTTTTAGAGTTCAAAGACCCGATTCTCTGGTAAATCAACTTAAATCAATCGGTTTTAAAATTGAAGATTTCAAGTATTTTGCTATGTCACATTCACATTTCGATCATACAGGACATGCAAATTATATGAAAGATGCTACTTGGATTGTGCAAGAAAACGAATACAATTCAGTTTTAGGAGATACTTTAAAAACTAAAAACCCTGCAGTTGCTGAATTAAAAAATGTAAAAAAAATAAATGGAGATTACGATGTTTTTGGTGATGGAACAGTGGTCATAAAATATATGCCAGGACATACAATTGGGCATCAAGTTTTATATGTAGATTTAGGCTTAGAAAAACCCATTTTATTAACAGGAGACTTGTATCATTTTCAAGAAAATAGAACCAATAAAGGA from the Polaribacter cellanae genome contains:
- a CDS encoding HesB/IscA family protein; translation: MIKVSDTAKKKVIELMTDDGFDATKDYVRVGVKSGGCSGLSYDLTFDNKKTDDDKVFEENNVKLIVDKKSFLYLVGTTLEYSGGLNGKGFVFNNPNANRTCGCGESFSL
- a CDS encoding four helix bundle protein, coding for MAEGFERQTTKEFIRFLYLAKASAGEVRSQLCLALDIKYIDKNEFEQLKLKINEVSKLISGLLKYLHSTL
- the sufB gene encoding Fe-S cluster assembly protein SufB; translation: MSKYTEEQLEEELKTQEYKYGFYTDIESDTFPIGLSEDVVRAISKKKNEPEWMTEWRLEAYRVWEQMEEPDWANVNYEKPKFQDIAYYSAPKKKPKLNSLDEVDPELLDTFKRLGISIEEQKKLANVAVDIVMDSVSVATTFKKTLGEKGIIFMPISEAIQEHPELVRKYLGTVVPTKDNFYAALNSAVFSDGSFCYIPKGVKCPMELSTYFRINEGGTGQFERTLVVADKDSYVSYLEGCTAPMRDENQLHAAVVELIAMDNAEIKYSTVQNWYPGNKEGKGGVYNFVTKRGLCENNAKISWTQVETGSAVTWKYPSCILKGNNSVGEFYSIAVTNNFQQADTGTKMIHLGKNTRSTIISKGISAGNSQNSYRGLVQINSRAENARNFSQCDSLLMGNACGAHTFPYIEAKNKSAQIEHEATTSKIGEDQLFYCNQRGIDTEKAIALIVNGFSKEVLNKLPMEFAVEAQKLLEISLEGSVG
- a CDS encoding MBL fold metallo-hydrolase, whose protein sequence is MKKILFLLFAISVVSCKKSEKKVEEASRPKVKLHQLVGGSIFVKKLEVFSQDTTYTGQTKQFTDAYYVIEHPKGNLMWDAGLPEQLVRSEPFNEPSGVFRVQRPDSLVNQLKSIGFKIEDFKYFAMSHSHFDHTGHANYMKDATWIVQENEYNSVLGDTLKTKNPAVAELKNVKKINGDYDVFGDGTVVIKYMPGHTIGHQVLYVDLGLEKPILLTGDLYHFQENRTNKGVPSFNYNVKQTSESMKKFEAFAKEKNATVIIQHSPKDFLKLQEILDKNSKNTPKTFEGEFTYVADAATFKDCKTGKRYAVNRNKAYLLLEKAYLNAVHKDFEPEWVKIEGNLKMEEGMEGNLEKQLVVSKFISLDENRKCN